In Halobacterium sp. R2-5, the following are encoded in one genomic region:
- a CDS encoding biotin--[acetyl-CoA-carboxylase] ligase, which translates to MNETRRAVLDALADGPVAGPVLAETLGISRTAVWKHVEALRDAGFDVDSEPDGYALAGVPDYGAEAVEFGLDAPFDVEYHDALPSTNDRARELAADGASDVVVLADRQTGGRGRRGREWSSPSGGVWMSLVLRPELPPARVPLVTLAAAVAVTDAAREAGVDAAIKWPNDCVVPREGTERGGDKLAGVLTEMEGEASRVSWVVVGVGVNVDVNPGELVGDATSVRAEGGDADRRAFVQRALERFDALRADPDAVLDAWRERAATLGERVRVETADGDVVGDAVDVTEHGALVVDTGDARRVVHAGDCQHLRPVDGA; encoded by the coding sequence ATGAACGAGACGCGCCGCGCGGTCCTGGACGCGCTCGCGGACGGCCCCGTGGCGGGGCCAGTGCTCGCCGAGACCCTCGGCATCTCGCGGACCGCGGTCTGGAAGCACGTCGAGGCGCTCCGCGACGCCGGCTTCGACGTCGACAGCGAACCAGACGGGTACGCGCTCGCGGGCGTCCCCGACTACGGCGCGGAAGCCGTCGAATTCGGGCTGGACGCGCCGTTCGACGTGGAGTACCACGACGCGCTCCCGAGCACGAACGACCGCGCGCGTGAACTCGCGGCCGACGGCGCCAGCGACGTCGTGGTGCTCGCTGACCGCCAGACGGGCGGACGCGGGCGGCGCGGCCGCGAGTGGTCGTCGCCGTCCGGCGGCGTCTGGATGAGCCTCGTGCTCCGGCCGGAGCTGCCACCCGCGCGCGTGCCGCTGGTGACGCTCGCCGCCGCCGTCGCCGTGACAGACGCCGCCCGCGAGGCGGGCGTGGACGCCGCCATCAAGTGGCCGAACGACTGCGTCGTCCCCCGCGAGGGCACCGAGCGCGGCGGCGACAAGCTCGCGGGCGTGCTCACGGAGATGGAGGGCGAGGCCAGCCGCGTCTCCTGGGTCGTCGTCGGCGTCGGCGTGAACGTGGACGTGAATCCGGGCGAACTCGTGGGGGACGCGACGAGCGTTCGCGCGGAGGGCGGCGACGCCGACCGCCGGGCGTTCGTCCAGCGCGCGCTCGAACGGTTCGACGCGCTCCGCGCCGACCCCGACGCCGTCCTCGACGCGTGGCGGGAGCGCGCGGCCACGCTCGGCGAGCGCGTGCGCGTCGAAACCGCGGACGGCGACGTCGTCGGCGACGCCGTCGACGTGACCGAGCACGGCGCGCTCGTCGTCGACACCGGGGACGCGAGACGCGTCGTCCACGCCGGCGACTGCCAGCACCTCCGGCCCGTCGACGGGGCCTAA
- a CDS encoding universal stress protein, with product MGRYERILVPTDGSEETRQAVEHAIDLATEHDATVHALYVVNSASFSGLPMESSWESVAAMMNEEGATALDEVEELAVEAGVPIERALVDGSPSREIVRYAEDEDCDLVVMGTHGRGGIDRLLLGSVTEKVVRSSSVPVLTVRVETS from the coding sequence ATGGGCCGCTACGAGCGCATCCTCGTGCCGACCGACGGCAGCGAGGAGACACGGCAGGCGGTCGAGCACGCCATCGACCTCGCCACCGAACACGACGCGACCGTCCACGCGCTGTACGTCGTCAACTCCGCGAGCTTCTCCGGGCTCCCCATGGAGTCCTCGTGGGAGAGCGTCGCCGCGATGATGAACGAGGAGGGCGCCACCGCCCTCGACGAGGTCGAGGAGCTTGCCGTCGAGGCCGGCGTCCCGATCGAGCGCGCGCTCGTCGACGGCAGCCCGAGCCGCGAAATCGTCCGGTACGCCGAGGACGAGGACTGCGACCTCGTCGTGATGGGGACGCACGGCCGCGGCGGCATCGACCGGCTGCTGCTCGGCAGCGTCACGGAGAAGGTCGTGCGGTCGTCGTCGGTACCGGTGCTGACGGTGCGCGTCGAGACCAGTTAG
- a CDS encoding amidohydrolase family protein has protein sequence MELSGTVLWGEDFEPVEGTLVVEGGEVVRLDEELTDSEDIVLPAFVNAHTHLGDSIAKEAGRGLTLEELVAPPDGLKHRLLREASREDLVAGMRRSLRFMHQTGTTVTLEFREGGVEGVHALREAADGVDVDPFVFGRETADVLDAADGFGASGAADGEFGRERNAARDAGKPFAIHAGEVDARDINPALDLDPDLLVHMVHAEGLHLDRVEDNGIPVAVCPRSNLVTDVGTPPVRQLLDRTTVALGTDNVMTNSPSMFREMAFASKCFDVSAPEVLRMATRAGAEVIGGNYGVVEAGREARLLVLDGDSDNLAGVRDPVRAVVRRAGASDVKRVVTP, from the coding sequence ATGGAACTCTCCGGAACCGTCCTCTGGGGCGAGGACTTCGAGCCCGTGGAGGGCACGCTCGTCGTCGAGGGCGGGGAAGTCGTCCGACTCGACGAGGAGCTCACCGACTCCGAGGACATCGTGTTGCCGGCGTTCGTGAACGCGCACACGCACCTCGGCGACTCCATCGCGAAGGAGGCGGGCCGCGGGCTCACGCTCGAAGAGCTCGTCGCGCCGCCGGACGGCCTGAAACACCGGCTGCTGCGCGAGGCGAGCCGCGAGGACCTCGTCGCGGGGATGCGCCGCAGCCTCCGGTTCATGCACCAGACCGGGACCACCGTCACGCTGGAGTTCCGCGAGGGCGGCGTCGAGGGCGTGCACGCGCTCCGCGAGGCCGCCGACGGCGTCGACGTCGACCCGTTCGTCTTCGGCCGCGAGACCGCGGACGTCCTCGACGCCGCTGACGGGTTCGGCGCGAGCGGCGCGGCCGACGGCGAGTTCGGCCGCGAGCGCAACGCCGCGCGGGACGCCGGCAAGCCGTTCGCCATCCACGCCGGCGAGGTCGACGCCCGGGACATCAACCCCGCTCTCGACCTCGACCCCGACCTGCTCGTGCACATGGTTCACGCCGAGGGCCTGCATCTCGACCGCGTCGAGGACAACGGCATCCCGGTCGCGGTCTGCCCGCGGTCGAACCTCGTGACGGACGTCGGCACGCCGCCGGTGCGGCAGCTGCTCGACCGCACGACGGTGGCGCTCGGGACGGACAACGTGATGACGAACAGCCCGTCGATGTTCCGCGAGATGGCGTTCGCGTCGAAGTGCTTCGACGTCTCCGCGCCGGAGGTGCTGCGGATGGCGACTCGCGCGGGCGCCGAGGTGATCGGCGGCAACTACGGCGTCGTCGAGGCCGGCCGCGAAGCCCGCCTGCTCGTGCTGGACGGCGACTCGGACAACCTCGCGGGCGTCCGCGACCCCGTCCGGGCGGTCGTGCGCCGCGCCGGCGCCAGCGACGTGAAACGCGTCGTCACTCCGTAG
- a CDS encoding HD domain-containing protein, which yields MTTIKDSVHDHIEVAGVAADLLDTPPVQRLRRIKQLGTVALVYPSANHTRFEHSLGVYHLADRALDHLDVAGPNAERVRAAAILHDVGHSPFSHNVEDVVSRRTGKEHDDVDELVTEGEVARVLGEYGVDPEEVAALIRGDGELAQLVAGELDVDRMDYLVRDAHHTGVPYGTIDHGRLVRGLTFIDGDLVLDEGNVQTAESLLLARALMNPTVYSHHVARISKSMLRRGTETLLDTTSIDAEALRRMDDHELSVALRTHDASREFGRRLADRDLYKRAVWAEMGDVPDRLLDADHGEIREFEREVAASADVDPDAVIVDVPGKPSMRESTTGVLVGGEVRRLDEQSTLVRALQVAQREQWRLGVYAPDEHVEAVGQAAERVLGLEVDGALVSDVNTPGRYASLAEFE from the coding sequence ATGACGACCATCAAGGACAGCGTCCACGACCACATCGAGGTCGCGGGCGTCGCCGCCGACCTGCTGGACACCCCGCCCGTCCAGCGGCTCCGCCGCATCAAGCAGCTGGGCACCGTCGCGCTCGTCTACCCCTCCGCGAACCACACGCGCTTCGAGCACTCGCTGGGCGTCTACCACCTCGCCGACCGCGCGCTCGACCACCTCGACGTCGCCGGCCCGAACGCCGAGCGCGTGCGAGCCGCCGCAATCCTCCACGACGTCGGCCACAGCCCGTTCAGCCACAACGTCGAGGATGTCGTCTCCCGCCGCACCGGCAAGGAGCACGACGACGTCGACGAGCTCGTCACCGAAGGCGAGGTCGCCCGCGTCCTCGGAGAGTACGGCGTCGACCCCGAGGAGGTCGCCGCGCTGATCCGCGGCGACGGTGAGCTCGCGCAGCTCGTCGCCGGCGAGCTGGACGTCGACCGCATGGACTACCTCGTACGGGACGCCCACCACACCGGCGTCCCCTACGGCACCATCGACCACGGCCGGCTCGTGCGCGGGCTGACGTTCATCGACGGCGACCTCGTGCTCGACGAGGGGAACGTCCAGACCGCCGAGTCCCTGCTGCTGGCGCGCGCGCTGATGAATCCGACTGTCTACAGCCACCACGTCGCCCGCATCAGCAAGTCGATGCTCCGGCGCGGCACGGAGACGCTGCTGGACACCACCAGCATCGACGCCGAAGCCCTCCGGCGAATGGACGACCACGAGCTCTCGGTGGCGCTGCGCACCCACGACGCGAGCCGCGAGTTCGGCCGCCGGCTCGCCGACCGCGACCTCTACAAGCGCGCCGTCTGGGCGGAGATGGGCGACGTCCCCGACCGCCTCCTCGACGCCGACCACGGCGAGATCCGGGAGTTCGAGCGCGAGGTCGCGGCGAGCGCCGACGTCGACCCGGACGCCGTCATCGTCGACGTCCCCGGGAAGCCGTCGATGCGGGAGTCCACGACCGGCGTGCTCGTCGGCGGCGAGGTCCGGCGCCTCGACGAGCAGTCGACGCTCGTGCGCGCGCTCCAGGTCGCCCAGCGCGAGCAGTGGCGCCTCGGGGTCTACGCGCCCGACGAGCACGTCGAAGCCGTCGGGCAGGCGGCCGAGCGCGTGCTCGGCCTCGAGGTCGACGGCGCGCTCGTCAGCGACGTGAACACGCCCGGGCGGTACGCGTCGCTGGCGGAGTTCGAGTAG
- the cofD gene encoding 2-phospho-L-lactate transferase — MTTFLAGGTGTPKLLAGGREVFDPADATVVANTGDDVELGGLLVCPDVDTVLFEAGGVLDRETWWGIDGDDATTHDYLTDLSAAAGIETGPRYLPDDRQTAGRDLARWRRFSAASEFMFIGDRDRAVHVLRTSLLDEGDSLTAVTRTLADAFDVTEDVVPMSEDPVATIVHTPDGPLHFQEFWVAEDGEPTVEDVEFRGAEDAEPSDAALDALRDGPAVVGPSNPVTSIGPMLALDGVREALADATVVAVSPFVEDEVFSGPAAKLMEAVGYEASTAGVADAYPFADAFVLDDEDGTNLDRPVVRTDTEMSGDADAERVARACRRAIECASAEVA, encoded by the coding sequence ATGACGACGTTCCTCGCCGGGGGGACCGGCACCCCCAAGCTCCTCGCGGGCGGCCGCGAGGTCTTCGACCCCGCCGACGCCACGGTCGTCGCGAACACGGGCGACGACGTGGAGCTCGGCGGCCTGCTCGTCTGCCCCGACGTCGACACCGTGCTCTTCGAGGCCGGCGGCGTGCTCGACCGCGAGACGTGGTGGGGTATCGACGGCGACGACGCGACGACCCACGACTACCTCACCGACCTCTCGGCGGCAGCGGGTATCGAGACCGGCCCGCGCTACCTCCCCGACGACCGCCAGACCGCGGGTCGCGACCTCGCGCGCTGGCGGCGCTTCTCCGCGGCCTCGGAGTTCATGTTCATCGGCGACCGCGACCGCGCGGTCCACGTCCTCCGCACCAGCCTCCTCGACGAGGGCGACTCGCTCACGGCGGTCACGCGCACGCTCGCGGACGCCTTCGACGTCACGGAAGACGTCGTGCCGATGAGCGAGGACCCGGTCGCGACCATCGTCCACACGCCCGACGGCCCCCTCCACTTCCAGGAGTTCTGGGTCGCGGAGGACGGCGAACCGACGGTCGAGGACGTGGAGTTCCGCGGCGCCGAGGACGCCGAACCGAGCGACGCCGCGCTCGACGCGCTCCGGGACGGCCCCGCCGTCGTCGGGCCGTCGAACCCCGTGACGAGCATCGGCCCGATGCTCGCGCTCGACGGCGTCCGCGAGGCGCTCGCCGACGCGACCGTGGTCGCCGTCTCGCCGTTCGTGGAGGACGAGGTGTTCTCCGGGCCCGCCGCGAAACTGATGGAGGCAGTCGGCTACGAGGCGTCGACGGCGGGCGTCGCGGACGCCTACCCGTTCGCCGACGCGTTCGTCCTCGACGACGAGGACGGCACGAATCTCGACAGGCCGGTCGTGCGCACGGACACCGAGATGAGCGGCGACGCGGACGCCGAGCGCGTCGCTCGCGCGTGCCGGCGGGCTATCGAGTGCGCGAGCGCGGAGGTGGCGTGA
- a CDS encoding tRNA-dihydrouridine synthase, which produces MFAPRVALASLSGESDAEWARACARPAGGAFLGGIAVDEPTREAAREMAGRDRREFLPDDPVAFVDDELTELDDQFLRAGVNVRAVDLDPLREAAAVCADHDAILEVNAHCRQDEMCAAGAGETLLRDTGRVCEQVETASDAGAPVSVKVRAEVAGVHLPTLAKAIERAGADAIHVDAMDSRRVVRDVAAATDLFVVANNGVRGREDVFEYFAYGADAVSVGRPSRDPERVRSVYAAVKEWFL; this is translated from the coding sequence ATGTTCGCGCCGCGCGTCGCGCTCGCGAGTCTCAGCGGCGAGTCCGACGCCGAGTGGGCGAGAGCCTGCGCTCGGCCCGCCGGCGGGGCGTTCCTCGGCGGCATCGCCGTCGACGAGCCGACCCGCGAGGCCGCCCGCGAGATGGCGGGCCGCGACCGCAGAGAGTTCCTGCCCGACGACCCGGTCGCGTTCGTCGACGACGAGCTCACGGAGCTCGACGACCAGTTCCTGCGCGCGGGCGTGAACGTCCGCGCGGTCGACCTCGACCCGCTTCGCGAGGCTGCCGCAGTCTGTGCGGACCACGACGCGATACTGGAGGTGAACGCGCACTGCCGGCAGGACGAGATGTGCGCCGCCGGCGCCGGCGAGACGCTCCTTCGGGACACCGGCCGGGTCTGCGAGCAGGTCGAGACCGCGAGCGACGCGGGCGCGCCGGTCTCCGTGAAGGTGCGCGCGGAAGTCGCGGGCGTCCACCTGCCGACGCTCGCGAAGGCGATCGAGCGCGCCGGCGCGGACGCGATTCACGTCGACGCGATGGACTCGCGGCGCGTCGTCCGCGACGTCGCGGCGGCCACCGACCTGTTCGTCGTCGCGAACAACGGCGTGCGGGGCCGCGAGGACGTCTTCGAGTACTTCGCGTACGGCGCGGACGCGGTCAGCGTCGGGCGGCCGAGCCGCGACCCCGAGCGGGTCCGGTCGGTGTACGCCGCGGTCAAGGAGTGGTTCCTGTGA
- a CDS encoding triphosphoribosyl-dephospho-CoA synthase yields MTPAEHAELALLLEVAGTPKPGNVDRERDLDDLRFEQFLAGAVGAREGLEAAANGPVGEAFETAVAGMADASGTNTQFGCLLLLTPLVRAAARNDLSPEGVSDVVEATTVEDAAAFYRAFEHTDVAVPDPPAGADALDVRRGADAVSALRERDLTLRDVLELSADRDANAAEWVEGFPRVFRAAARIEAARGPVADRAASAFLELLAEEPDTLVVTEHGEAVAEELQERALGLQAADREEVAAFADDLAERGVNPGTTADLTAAALFVALERGVAVDD; encoded by the coding sequence GTGACGCCCGCCGAGCACGCCGAACTCGCGCTGCTGCTGGAGGTCGCGGGCACGCCGAAGCCCGGGAACGTCGACCGCGAGCGCGACCTCGACGACCTCCGCTTCGAGCAGTTCCTCGCTGGCGCGGTCGGCGCCCGCGAGGGCCTCGAAGCCGCCGCGAACGGCCCCGTCGGCGAGGCGTTCGAGACGGCCGTCGCTGGGATGGCCGACGCCTCGGGGACGAACACGCAGTTCGGCTGCCTGCTCTTGCTGACGCCGCTCGTGCGCGCCGCGGCACGAAACGACCTCTCGCCGGAGGGCGTCAGCGACGTCGTCGAGGCGACGACCGTCGAGGACGCCGCGGCGTTCTACCGCGCGTTCGAGCACACGGACGTCGCCGTCCCGGACCCACCCGCGGGCGCCGACGCGCTGGACGTGCGCCGCGGCGCGGACGCAGTCTCCGCGCTCCGCGAGCGCGACCTCACGCTGCGCGACGTGCTGGAACTGAGCGCCGACCGCGACGCGAACGCGGCCGAGTGGGTCGAGGGCTTCCCGCGAGTGTTCCGCGCGGCCGCCCGCATCGAAGCCGCTCGCGGGCCGGTCGCGGACCGCGCGGCGTCGGCGTTCCTCGAACTGCTCGCCGAGGAGCCGGACACGCTCGTCGTCACCGAGCACGGCGAGGCCGTCGCCGAGGAACTCCAGGAGCGCGCGCTCGGCCTGCAAGCGGCGGACCGCGAGGAAGTCGCGGCGTTCGCCGACGACCTCGCGGAGCGCGGCGTCAACCCCGGAACGACCGCGGACCTCACCGCCGCCGCGCTGTTCGTCGCGCTCGAACGCGGGGTGGCGGTGGATGACTGA
- a CDS encoding DUF447 domain-containing protein: protein MTEWPVALRGTTETVVTTRGPNDLWNVAALGLRAPDGGNPATATTWGNTRTRRNLHREGGGYVQFVRDPVVFVDAALSIREEADPVLDAADAWAEVDTEHVDTDESGGTRREHWELHPVETEVVRESPAAINRGFNAVVEATVAASRLDVEAYDTEALRERLRFFEEVAHTCGGDREHEAIERVREHADADW, encoded by the coding sequence ATGACTGAGTGGCCGGTCGCACTGCGCGGGACGACCGAGACGGTCGTGACGACCCGCGGACCGAACGACCTCTGGAACGTCGCTGCATTGGGCCTGCGGGCACCGGATGGAGGAAATCCCGCGACGGCGACGACGTGGGGGAACACGCGGACGCGCCGGAACCTCCACCGCGAGGGCGGCGGGTACGTCCAGTTCGTGCGCGACCCCGTGGTGTTCGTAGACGCCGCGCTCTCGATTCGCGAGGAGGCCGACCCCGTGCTCGACGCGGCGGACGCGTGGGCGGAAGTCGACACCGAGCACGTCGACACGGACGAGTCGGGCGGAACGCGCCGCGAGCACTGGGAACTCCACCCGGTCGAGACCGAGGTCGTCCGGGAGTCGCCCGCCGCGATAAATCGCGGCTTCAACGCGGTCGTGGAGGCGACCGTCGCGGCCTCGCGGCTGGACGTCGAGGCCTACGACACGGAGGCGCTGCGCGAGCGCCTGCGGTTCTTCGAGGAGGTCGCGCACACCTGCGGCGGCGACCGCGAGCACGAGGCGATCGAGCGAGTGCGCGAGCACGCCGACGCCGACTGGTAG
- a CDS encoding deoxyhypusine synthase translates to MTDDDTRENVLPGSDGELDTADVRGYDFRGDFDFFEMLDAYATTGFQATHLAEGVDIVRDMQDDDATVYLTFTSNIVSSGLREVLAYLVREGHVDVIITTSGSLTEDVIKTAKPFKMGEWDADEAALREEGINRLGNIFVPSDRYVWLEEYLYDFFDDFFAEEKVRTPTEFAKELGETLDDEDSILKNAADQDVPVFCPALTDAEIGNFLYYYRQGYDSEVGIEIVDDYDTLIEEGLLADTTGLIAVGDGVPKHHAIMTNLFRGGAEYAVYVSTGMEGDGSLSGAPPEEAVSWGKIKDDSETNYTQIEAEATLVLPLLVAGAFERDSE, encoded by the coding sequence ATGACCGACGACGACACCCGCGAGAACGTCCTCCCGGGGTCCGACGGCGAACTGGACACCGCGGACGTCCGCGGCTACGACTTCCGCGGCGACTTCGACTTCTTCGAGATGCTGGACGCGTACGCGACCACCGGCTTCCAGGCGACTCACCTCGCAGAGGGCGTCGACATCGTCCGCGACATGCAGGACGACGACGCCACCGTCTACCTGACGTTTACGTCGAACATCGTCTCCTCGGGGCTGCGGGAGGTGCTCGCGTACCTCGTCCGCGAGGGCCACGTCGACGTCATCATCACCACGTCGGGGTCGCTCACCGAGGACGTCATCAAGACCGCGAAACCGTTCAAGATGGGCGAGTGGGACGCCGACGAGGCCGCGCTCCGCGAGGAGGGTATCAACCGCCTCGGCAACATCTTCGTGCCCTCGGACCGCTACGTCTGGCTCGAAGAGTACCTCTACGACTTCTTCGACGACTTCTTCGCCGAGGAGAAGGTCCGCACGCCCACGGAGTTCGCGAAGGAGCTCGGCGAGACTCTCGACGACGAGGACTCCATCCTGAAGAACGCCGCCGACCAGGACGTCCCCGTGTTCTGTCCGGCGCTCACGGACGCCGAGATCGGGAACTTCCTCTACTACTACCGGCAGGGCTACGACTCCGAGGTCGGCATCGAGATCGTCGACGACTACGACACCCTCATCGAGGAAGGCCTGCTCGCGGATACGACGGGGCTCATCGCGGTCGGCGACGGCGTCCCCAAGCACCACGCCATCATGACGAACCTCTTCCGCGGCGGCGCCGAGTACGCCGTCTACGTCTCCACCGGCATGGAGGGCGACGGCTCGCTGTCGGGCGCTCCGCCCGAGGAAGCCGTCTCCTGGGGGAAGATCAAGGACGACTCCGAGACCAACTACACGCAGATCGAAGCCGAAGCCACGCTCGTCCTCCCGCTGCTGGTCGCCGGCGCGTTCGAGCGGGACTCGGAGTAG
- a CDS encoding 30S ribosomal protein S17e has translation MAIKPDYVKKTGNILMERYPDAFSREDFEHNKEAVTELTNVESKPVRNRIAGYITHKRN, from the coding sequence ATGGCCATCAAGCCCGACTACGTCAAGAAGACGGGGAACATCCTCATGGAGCGGTACCCCGACGCGTTCAGCCGAGAGGACTTCGAGCACAACAAGGAAGCAGTCACGGAGCTGACGAACGTGGAGTCGAAGCCGGTCCGCAACCGCATCGCGGGCTACATCACGCACAAGCGAAACTAA
- the asd gene encoding aspartate-semialdehyde dehydrogenase, with product MTSVGVLGATGAVGQRFIQLLDGHPEFELSVLTASPDSAGERYRDAAKWRLDTAIPEDVADVEVRETDPDAIPNDTDLLFSALPSSVGERVEPELCEAGFVVSSNSSNSRAADDVPLVVPEVNADHLDLIDVQRDERGWDGALVKNPNCSTITMVPTLAALRQFGLERVHVSTLQAVSGAGYSGVTSMEIIDNAVPHIGGEEAKMETESRKLLGEFTDSEVSWHDASVSASCNRIPTLDGHLENVFVETRDEPAPEEVAEAFENAPTLDLPSAPDQLVHVFEEPDRPQPRLDRMLGDGMAVAAGGIQETDTGIQYNCLAHNTIRGAAGASLLNGELLASEGWV from the coding sequence ATGACCTCTGTAGGCGTACTCGGAGCTACTGGCGCAGTCGGCCAGCGATTCATCCAGCTGCTCGACGGCCACCCCGAATTCGAACTCTCCGTCCTGACCGCGAGCCCGGACAGCGCGGGGGAGCGATACCGCGACGCGGCGAAGTGGCGACTCGACACGGCGATTCCCGAGGACGTGGCGGACGTCGAAGTCCGCGAGACCGACCCGGACGCGATTCCGAACGACACCGACCTGCTGTTCTCCGCGCTGCCGTCCAGCGTCGGCGAGCGCGTCGAGCCCGAGCTCTGCGAGGCGGGGTTCGTGGTGTCCTCGAATTCGAGCAACTCGCGGGCGGCCGACGACGTGCCGCTCGTTGTTCCCGAGGTGAACGCCGACCACCTCGACCTCATCGACGTGCAGCGCGACGAGCGCGGGTGGGACGGCGCGCTCGTGAAGAACCCGAACTGTTCGACGATCACGATGGTGCCGACGCTCGCGGCGCTGCGCCAGTTCGGCCTCGAACGCGTGCACGTCTCGACGCTGCAGGCCGTCTCCGGCGCGGGCTACTCCGGCGTGACGTCGATGGAGATCATCGACAACGCGGTCCCGCACATCGGCGGCGAGGAAGCGAAGATGGAGACCGAGTCCCGCAAGCTCCTCGGTGAGTTCACGGATTCGGAGGTGTCCTGGCACGACGCCAGCGTCTCAGCGTCGTGTAACCGCATTCCGACCCTCGATGGCCACCTGGAGAACGTCTTCGTGGAAACCCGCGACGAGCCGGCGCCCGAGGAGGTCGCCGAGGCCTTCGAGAACGCGCCGACGCTGGACCTGCCGAGCGCGCCCGACCAGCTCGTCCACGTCTTCGAGGAGCCCGACCGCCCGCAGCCGCGCCTCGACCGCATGCTCGGCGACGGGATGGCGGTCGCGGCGGGCGGCATCCAGGAGACCGACACGGGCATCCAGTACAACTGCCTCGCGCACAACACCATCCGGGGCGCAGCGGGCGCCAGCCTCCTCAACGGCGAACTGCTCGCCAGCGAGGGCTGGGTCTGA